A genomic window from Mesosutterella faecium includes:
- the tolB gene encoding Tol-Pal system beta propeller repeat protein TolB, with protein sequence MKLIKKSTVCLTRRAFAAGTAAALALACLPAHAQLDIEITGVGSNLFPLAVPGFSGQSACGTDIGSVISSDLQRSGKFRIAGPKTEAPYSQVLNPTADAFKSYGVNAAALGSVVRKSSGWELSYKLFDVVNGTVLDSASFSGANVRLSAHKIADRIYQKLTGIPGCFASRIAYVQRRGSRYELIIADSDGENPRVALRSREPIISPVWSPNGSRVAYVSFESRKPVVFIHELSTGKRRAVAQFPGNNSAPAFSPDGSTLAVALSRDGGTQIYLMSVNGGAARRFTTGSGISTEPVFSPDGAWIYFTSDRGGKPQIYRKRVSGGSASRVTFGVGYAVSPALSPDGKKLAYIARTGRGFQVNVLELATGSNFVVSRTGGDESPSFSPNGELILYASGGRGSGVLYASSADGKVSTRLSSRGGSIREPAWGPLVR encoded by the coding sequence ATGAAATTGATAAAAAAATCGACTGTTTGCCTGACCCGCAGGGCCTTTGCGGCCGGCACCGCGGCGGCCCTCGCACTCGCCTGCCTGCCCGCTCATGCGCAGCTTGACATAGAAATCACCGGCGTCGGCTCCAACCTGTTTCCCCTGGCCGTTCCCGGCTTTTCGGGGCAGAGCGCCTGCGGCACGGACATTGGCTCGGTCATTTCCTCCGACCTGCAGAGAAGCGGCAAGTTCCGAATTGCCGGCCCGAAGACCGAGGCTCCCTACAGCCAAGTTCTAAACCCCACGGCGGACGCCTTCAAGTCCTACGGCGTGAACGCCGCCGCGCTCGGCTCCGTCGTTCGCAAAAGCAGCGGCTGGGAGCTCAGCTACAAGCTGTTCGACGTGGTGAACGGCACGGTGCTCGACAGTGCATCTTTCTCCGGCGCAAACGTGCGCCTTTCCGCCCATAAGATCGCGGACCGCATCTACCAGAAGCTCACGGGCATCCCGGGCTGCTTCGCCTCACGCATAGCCTACGTGCAGCGCAGGGGGAGCCGCTACGAGTTGATTATCGCAGACAGCGACGGAGAGAATCCGCGCGTCGCACTGCGCAGCCGCGAGCCCATCATCTCCCCGGTGTGGTCTCCCAACGGATCGCGGGTCGCCTACGTTTCCTTTGAATCCAGAAAGCCTGTGGTCTTCATCCACGAGCTCAGCACCGGAAAGCGCCGTGCAGTGGCCCAGTTCCCCGGAAATAATTCCGCACCGGCCTTCAGCCCCGACGGCTCGACGCTCGCCGTCGCACTGTCCAGGGACGGCGGGACGCAGATCTACCTGATGAGCGTAAACGGCGGCGCGGCCCGCCGCTTCACCACGGGATCCGGCATCAGCACCGAGCCGGTGTTCAGCCCGGACGGCGCCTGGATCTACTTTACGTCGGACCGGGGCGGCAAACCGCAGATCTACAGAAAAAGAGTGTCGGGGGGAAGCGCGAGCCGCGTCACCTTCGGCGTGGGCTACGCCGTAAGCCCCGCCCTTTCGCCCGATGGCAAGAAACTGGCCTATATTGCCAGAACCGGCCGCGGCTTCCAGGTCAATGTCCTCGAGCTCGCGACCGGATCCAATTTTGTAGTGTCCCGCACCGGCGGAGATGAATCCCCCAGCTTTTCCCCCAACGGGGAGCTGATTCTCTATGCCTCAGGCGGGCGCGGCAGCGGAGTGCTATACGCCTCCAGCGCCGATGGAAAAGTTTCTACCCGGCTTTCAAGCAGGGGCGGCAGCATCCGCGAGCCTGCTTGGGGACCGTTAGTCAGATGA
- a CDS encoding aminoglycoside phosphotransferase family protein: MPEDIKTADERLGLLKGWLSGHAQRYSLRLETIAPASSDAGFRRYFRIASGTQPQSYIVMDAPPEKEPIAPFIRMDAVCVRAGLNVPHIYEADPRQGFMLLSDLGRETCLDRLLKDRGCAPGLFDAATTALTALQTVSEPGIVPEYSEEKLRGELSLFPEWYVRRHRGSDFDETEEKIWQGVCDRLVSSMLSEGRVIVHRDFMPRNLMVSDPMPGVLDFQDALYGPVSYDIASLMRDAFISWDESFTLDVSIRYWEKARRAGLPVPRDFRQFWQQIEWSGLQRHLKVLGIFARLNYRDHKPRYLKDTPRFVAYVRHVAGRYGQLRPLLTIFDRLEGPSGSEQWTY, translated from the coding sequence ATGCCAGAAGATATAAAAACCGCAGATGAACGTCTCGGACTGCTGAAAGGGTGGCTCTCGGGCCACGCGCAACGTTACAGCCTCAGGCTGGAAACCATCGCCCCGGCCTCGTCAGATGCCGGCTTCCGGCGCTATTTCCGCATCGCCTCCGGGACGCAGCCGCAGTCCTACATCGTGATGGACGCACCGCCCGAAAAAGAACCGATCGCCCCCTTCATCCGCATGGACGCTGTCTGCGTAAGGGCAGGGCTGAACGTACCGCACATCTACGAGGCCGATCCCCGGCAGGGATTCATGCTGCTCTCCGATCTTGGGCGGGAAACCTGCCTGGACCGCCTTCTCAAAGACCGGGGCTGTGCTCCGGGCCTCTTCGACGCGGCCACCACAGCCCTGACCGCGCTGCAGACCGTGAGCGAACCGGGCATCGTCCCGGAATACTCGGAGGAAAAGCTCCGCGGCGAGCTCTCGCTTTTCCCCGAGTGGTACGTGCGGCGGCACCGCGGCAGCGACTTTGACGAAACCGAGGAAAAAATCTGGCAGGGAGTCTGCGACAGACTGGTCTCGAGCATGCTCTCGGAGGGCCGCGTCATCGTCCACCGCGACTTTATGCCGCGCAACCTGATGGTTTCCGATCCCATGCCCGGAGTCCTTGACTTCCAGGACGCGCTCTATGGCCCCGTCTCCTACGACATCGCGAGCCTCATGCGCGACGCCTTCATCTCGTGGGACGAATCCTTTACTCTCGACGTCTCAATCCGCTACTGGGAGAAGGCGAGGCGGGCTGGTCTGCCCGTGCCCCGCGATTTCAGGCAGTTCTGGCAGCAGATTGAATGGTCGGGCCTGCAGCGCCACCTCAAGGTTCTGGGCATCTTCGCACGGCTGAATTACAGGGATCACAAGCCCCGCTACCTCAAGGACACGCCCCGGTTCGTGGCGTACGTTCGGCATGTGGCCGGCCGTTACGGGCAACTGCGCCCCCTGCTCACAATCTTCGACCGTCTTGAAGGTCCCTCGGGGAGCGAACAGTGGACCTACTGA
- a CDS encoding nucleotidyltransferase family protein, producing MDLLNPPVRALILGAGRGKRMRPLSDRTPKPLLRYHGKRLIDWQIEAMARGGVRHFVVNTAHLADQFPAALGDGSDRGLMIEYSREGDTEADALETLGGIARALPLLSPDGQTPFIVAAGDIVTDFDYGALAARAGKLARGEADAHLVLVDNPSFHPQGDMALTAGLVRRTPRQYTFASIGLYSPRIFRDVEIRPCKLFPWLYRFCDQGRVTGEVFRGLWKNIGTPQQLED from the coding sequence GTGGACCTACTGAACCCGCCCGTACGGGCCCTGATCCTGGGGGCGGGCCGAGGGAAGCGGATGCGCCCGCTTTCAGACCGCACCCCAAAGCCCTTGCTCCGGTACCACGGCAAGCGCCTGATAGACTGGCAGATAGAGGCCATGGCCAGGGGCGGCGTGAGGCATTTCGTTGTGAACACCGCCCACCTGGCAGATCAGTTTCCGGCCGCGCTGGGAGACGGATCGGACCGCGGCCTGATGATCGAGTACTCCCGAGAGGGCGACACGGAGGCCGACGCGCTCGAAACCCTGGGCGGCATCGCGCGGGCGCTTCCGCTTCTCTCGCCTGACGGCCAAACCCCCTTTATCGTCGCCGCAGGCGACATCGTCACGGACTTCGACTATGGGGCCCTCGCGGCCCGCGCCGGCAAGCTCGCCCGGGGCGAGGCCGACGCGCATCTGGTGCTCGTGGATAACCCGAGCTTCCACCCGCAGGGCGACATGGCGCTCACAGCCGGGCTGGTGCGGCGCACTCCGCGGCAGTACACCTTCGCCAGCATCGGGCTTTACTCGCCCAGAATCTTCAGGGACGTCGAGATTCGCCCCTGCAAGCTCTTTCCCTGGCTCTACCGTTTCTGCGACCAGGGGCGGGTCACGGGCGAAGTATTCCGCGGGCTGTGGAAAAACATCGGGACCCCGCAGCAGCTGGAGGACTGA
- a CDS encoding NAD-dependent malic enzyme, translating into MACQTLKGAALLQNGVLSKGTAYTEQERAELGLRGLLPPVPSNIRLQAEAMIEQLRSFDTPYQKALFLDGLRAANETLFFRLVMDYVEEILPLVYTPTVGEVCQKYSHLYRFPRGLFLSIEDKGHLDELIANAPQQEVDMIVVTDGQRILGLGDLGVNGMGIPVGKLGLYTACAGVDPRRTLPVTLDVGTDTERYLSDPLYLGHKHKRVSGKEYDDFIEEFFQAVHKRWPSCVVQFEDFGNNHAFDLLERYRSRYCCYNDDIQGTASIVVAGFFSAMKAKNSRLSDEKILFLGAGEAATGVANLIAAAMTETGISREDALSRLYLFDSKGLVTSGRETLARHKAPFAKDLEPCTDFEECIRRIRPTAIVGLSAQSGAFTESVVKAMAEINERPIIFALSNPTSKAECTAEQAYTWSDGRALFSCGSPFSPVTYKGKTFVPRQGNNSYVFPGIGLGAILGRCKELGEDVFLSAAHTCADMVTPEDLAQGSLYPSLTRVRDISLAVAVNIIKLALRNGTAQIEQPADIVQYVKDRMYVPDYE; encoded by the coding sequence ATGGCATGTCAAACGTTAAAAGGAGCTGCGCTCCTGCAAAACGGAGTGCTCAGCAAGGGAACCGCCTACACCGAGCAGGAACGCGCTGAACTCGGGCTCCGGGGACTGCTTCCCCCGGTGCCGAGCAACATCAGGCTACAGGCCGAAGCGATGATCGAGCAGCTGCGCTCCTTTGATACGCCTTATCAGAAGGCTCTGTTCCTCGACGGGCTGCGCGCCGCCAACGAAACGCTTTTCTTCCGGCTCGTGATGGACTATGTCGAGGAGATCCTTCCGCTGGTCTACACCCCGACGGTGGGCGAAGTCTGCCAGAAATACAGCCACCTCTACCGCTTCCCCCGCGGGCTCTTCCTCTCGATCGAGGACAAGGGGCATCTCGATGAGCTGATCGCGAACGCTCCCCAGCAGGAGGTCGACATGATCGTGGTGACCGACGGCCAGCGCATCCTCGGGCTGGGAGACCTCGGCGTGAACGGCATGGGCATCCCGGTGGGCAAGCTCGGCCTGTACACTGCCTGCGCCGGCGTAGATCCCCGCAGAACCCTGCCCGTCACGCTCGATGTCGGCACGGATACCGAACGCTATCTCAGCGACCCGCTCTATCTGGGCCACAAGCACAAGCGCGTCTCCGGCAAGGAATACGACGACTTCATCGAGGAGTTCTTCCAGGCGGTGCACAAGCGCTGGCCCAGCTGCGTCGTCCAGTTCGAGGACTTCGGCAACAACCATGCCTTCGACCTGCTTGAGCGCTATCGTTCGCGGTACTGCTGCTACAACGATGACATTCAGGGAACTGCCTCCATCGTCGTAGCCGGGTTCTTCTCCGCCATGAAGGCGAAGAACTCCCGCCTCTCGGATGAGAAGATCCTCTTCCTCGGTGCGGGCGAAGCCGCAACGGGCGTGGCCAACCTGATCGCCGCCGCCATGACGGAGACCGGCATCAGCAGGGAAGACGCCCTGAGCAGGCTCTACCTCTTTGACTCCAAGGGACTGGTGACCTCCGGGCGCGAAACACTTGCGCGCCACAAGGCCCCGTTCGCCAAGGATCTGGAGCCCTGCACCGACTTTGAGGAATGCATCCGCCGCATTCGCCCGACGGCGATCGTCGGCCTGTCCGCCCAGTCCGGCGCCTTCACAGAAAGCGTGGTCAAGGCGATGGCCGAAATCAACGAGCGGCCCATTATCTTCGCGCTCTCGAACCCGACCTCCAAGGCCGAGTGCACAGCTGAGCAGGCCTACACCTGGTCTGACGGCAGAGCGCTGTTCAGCTGCGGCTCTCCGTTCAGCCCCGTCACCTACAAGGGCAAGACGTTCGTGCCGCGCCAGGGCAACAACTCCTATGTCTTCCCTGGCATCGGCCTGGGCGCGATCCTCGGCCGCTGCAAGGAGCTGGGAGAGGACGTGTTCCTGTCGGCTGCCCACACCTGCGCCGACATGGTGACTCCGGAAGATCTGGCGCAGGGCTCGCTCTACCCCTCGCTCACCCGCGTGCGCGACATTTCGCTCGCCGTCGCTGTGAACATCATCAAGCTCGCCCTTCGCAACGGCACTGCGCAGATTGAGCAGCCCGCGGATATCGTGCAGTACGTGAAGGACCGCATGTACGTGCCCGACTACGAGTAA
- the dusB gene encoding tRNA dihydrouridine synthase DusB: MWIGSAEVGSQVFTAPMAGFSDLPFRQTVLSLGNCCPEGEMVSANPGLLGSEESQLRVSFGEGAGLRIVQLLGANPAWMARAARFVEGLGAQVIDINMGCPAKKVCRTECGAALMKNEELALQVIRAVREAARVPVTLKLRTGWDEDHKNALDIAQRAEQLGVSLITVHGRTRMQGYAGRAEYETVRRIKRSLSIPVIANGDIDSVDKALRVMDYTGADGIMVGRGCLGDPWLPARMSAVFCGNADPGQPSPGERLRVILGHMDRHLRFYGEGPGLRTFRKHLLWYLRRTEGAAPLAPPLLALSDPGAVKEKLTEFFEKAAM; the protein is encoded by the coding sequence ATGTGGATTGGATCGGCGGAAGTCGGTTCGCAGGTCTTCACTGCCCCCATGGCCGGTTTCTCGGACCTGCCTTTCCGGCAGACCGTATTGTCGCTTGGGAACTGCTGCCCGGAAGGCGAAATGGTCTCGGCCAACCCCGGGCTGCTTGGCTCCGAGGAATCTCAGCTCCGCGTATCCTTCGGCGAAGGCGCCGGCCTGAGGATCGTGCAGCTGCTGGGCGCGAACCCGGCGTGGATGGCCCGGGCCGCCCGCTTCGTCGAGGGACTCGGGGCGCAGGTCATCGACATCAACATGGGCTGTCCCGCGAAAAAGGTCTGCCGGACCGAGTGCGGGGCTGCACTGATGAAAAACGAGGAGCTGGCGCTGCAGGTCATACGGGCGGTCCGAGAGGCGGCCCGCGTTCCGGTGACGCTCAAGCTTCGCACCGGCTGGGATGAGGACCATAAAAACGCGCTAGACATCGCGCAGCGCGCCGAACAGCTCGGCGTGAGCCTGATCACAGTCCACGGCCGGACCCGGATGCAGGGCTATGCGGGCCGGGCAGAGTACGAAACCGTGAGGCGGATCAAACGCAGCCTGAGCATTCCCGTCATCGCCAACGGCGACATCGACTCCGTTGACAAAGCCCTTCGGGTCATGGACTACACCGGGGCGGACGGGATCATGGTGGGGCGAGGCTGCCTGGGAGACCCTTGGCTGCCCGCCCGGATGTCGGCCGTGTTCTGCGGAAACGCCGATCCGGGGCAGCCATCGCCAGGGGAGCGGCTGCGGGTGATCCTCGGCCATATGGATCGGCACCTGCGCTTTTACGGGGAGGGGCCAGGCCTGCGCACGTTCCGCAAGCACCTGCTGTGGTACCTCCGGCGCACTGAGGGGGCGGCGCCGCTCGCGCCGCCGCTGCTCGCGCTTTCCGACCCCGGGGCAGTGAAGGAAAAACTGACGGAATTCTTTGAGAAAGCCGCGATGTGA
- the ybgF gene encoding tol-pal system protein YbgF → MMFRPLPLIAALAAGVGCMSSANAFFSDDEARLAINAMRKQMVTMQSQISQLESAQKANLAVSNQVDAIRQTQAQLSGRIEVLENQLAQQQKNTKDLYTDLDSRLRAMNARIAKVEPQTVQVDGAKVQVQPREKSLYDAGMSAFQAGKYQDSITQFQQLDALNPRSPYLPEALYWQGNAFFALQQYSEAASAQERVIRDFSGSKRVPDAMLSLASAQTALGNVRAAYATYDALKKRYPDTEQSKLADQRMAELKPALPVEKPAVKQPATRKAAPATRKKTR, encoded by the coding sequence ATGATGTTCAGGCCTTTACCACTGATAGCCGCCCTGGCGGCGGGCGTCGGCTGCATGTCCAGCGCCAACGCGTTTTTCTCGGATGACGAGGCGCGCCTGGCCATTAACGCCATGCGCAAGCAGATGGTGACCATGCAGAGCCAGATCAGCCAGCTGGAGAGCGCCCAGAAGGCCAACCTGGCCGTCAGCAACCAGGTCGACGCCATCCGGCAGACGCAGGCGCAGCTTTCCGGCCGCATCGAGGTTCTGGAAAACCAGCTCGCCCAGCAGCAGAAAAACACGAAGGACCTTTACACAGATCTTGACAGCCGCCTGCGCGCGATGAACGCAAGGATCGCCAAGGTCGAGCCCCAGACCGTTCAGGTCGACGGAGCGAAAGTTCAGGTCCAGCCCCGGGAGAAGTCGCTCTACGACGCGGGCATGTCCGCCTTCCAGGCCGGGAAGTACCAGGACAGCATCACGCAGTTCCAGCAGCTTGACGCCCTCAACCCCCGCTCGCCGTACCTTCCCGAAGCCCTTTACTGGCAGGGCAACGCCTTCTTTGCGCTGCAGCAGTACAGCGAGGCCGCCTCCGCCCAGGAACGCGTCATCCGTGACTTCTCGGGCTCCAAGCGCGTGCCCGACGCGATGCTGTCCCTCGCCTCGGCCCAGACCGCCCTCGGCAACGTGCGCGCGGCCTATGCCACGTACGATGCCCTGAAGAAGCGCTACCCCGACACCGAACAGAGCAAGCTTGCGGACCAGAGGATGGCAGAGCTCAAGCCCGCGCTGCCGGTGGAAAAACCTGCGGTCAAGCAGCCTGCCACGAGAAAGGCTGCGCCGGCCACCCGGAAAAAGACCCGGTAA
- a CDS encoding segregation and condensation protein A, translating to MDAAAQPQDTLLPSEDPVAKLYGVPMSRLPDGLYIPPDALVVFLRSFEGPLDLLLYLIRRQKFDIMDIPMATLTQQYVAYVELIRAHNLDLAGDYLVMAAYLTSIKSQLLLPVRKTDTGEEAEDPKAELMRRLIEYEKIKRGAQELDELPICGRDFSEVSVRLEEADDERLPEASLSELQSAWARVLKGLALRGNHSVSREELSIREYMSRTLRELQAKPYIEFSALISESRTPREALVFFLAILELAKEELVHITQAAPFAPIWLTASAAPESLF from the coding sequence TTGGACGCCGCAGCCCAGCCGCAAGACACTCTGCTGCCCTCTGAAGATCCCGTCGCAAAACTCTACGGGGTACCGATGTCGCGCCTTCCCGACGGGCTTTACATCCCGCCCGACGCGCTCGTGGTGTTTCTGCGCTCCTTCGAAGGCCCGCTCGACCTGCTGCTGTACCTGATCCGCAGGCAGAAGTTCGACATCATGGACATACCGATGGCGACACTCACGCAGCAGTATGTCGCCTACGTCGAACTCATCCGGGCGCACAACCTCGATCTGGCAGGAGACTACCTGGTTATGGCCGCCTACCTGACTTCCATCAAAAGCCAGCTCCTGCTGCCTGTGAGGAAAACGGATACCGGTGAGGAGGCCGAAGATCCTAAGGCCGAGCTGATGAGGCGTCTGATCGAGTATGAGAAAATCAAGCGCGGCGCACAGGAGCTCGACGAGCTGCCCATCTGCGGGCGGGACTTCTCCGAGGTAAGCGTCCGGCTGGAAGAGGCTGACGATGAGAGGCTGCCAGAGGCAAGCCTCTCCGAACTGCAGTCGGCCTGGGCGCGCGTACTGAAAGGCCTGGCGCTGCGCGGAAACCACAGCGTGAGCCGCGAGGAGCTGTCCATACGCGAGTATATGAGCCGGACGCTGCGCGAACTGCAGGCGAAGCCCTACATCGAATTCTCTGCGCTCATTTCAGAAAGCCGCACGCCCCGGGAGGCGCTGGTATTCTTCCTGGCCATCCTGGAGCTCGCCAAGGAAGAGCTGGTGCACATCACGCAGGCCGCCCCCTTCGCGCCCATCTGGCTTACCGCCTCAGCCGCCCCGGAGTCCCTCTTTTAA
- the purH gene encoding bifunctional phosphoribosylaminoimidazolecarboxamide formyltransferase/IMP cyclohydrolase, translating to MKKQALISVSDKTGIVEFSKELVSLGFHLLSTGGTARLLEKEGVEVEEVADYTGFPEMLDGRVKTLHPKIHAGILARRDCPEHMKALQEHGIDPIDLVVVNLYPFEQTIARPDCTFAQAIENIDIGGPTMIRAAAKNHASVAVVVDPTDYSRIIEEIRNKGEVTAETRLALAKKVFAHTARYDGAITNYLTSLGEDNKPATRFPQVLNRQWVKVQDMRYGENPHQQAAFYREQQVAPGLLAGYTQLHGKELSYNNIADTDTAWDMARSFDMPACVIIKHANPCGAAIGLNAAEAYKKAFRTDSKSAFGGIIAFNREVDLETATLVSKQFAEVVIAPSFSEEAKGLLEQKKNLRLLLVAGGHAQNDFDMKRVGGGLLVQTPDTQICPESALKVVTKKKPTSEQIADMMFAWRVCRWVKSNAIVYAHAGMTLGVGAGQMSRVDSARIAEQKAEESGLSLAGSAAASDAFFPFRDGLDVICDAGATCVIQPGGSIRDSEVIAAADERGIAMVFTGERHFRH from the coding sequence ATGAAAAAGCAAGCTCTGATCAGCGTTTCCGACAAAACCGGAATCGTTGAGTTTTCAAAGGAACTCGTCTCCCTGGGGTTCCATCTGCTTTCTACGGGGGGCACTGCCAGGCTGTTGGAAAAAGAGGGGGTTGAGGTCGAGGAGGTCGCCGACTACACGGGATTTCCCGAAATGCTCGACGGCCGTGTGAAGACTCTTCACCCGAAGATCCATGCCGGAATCCTCGCCCGCAGGGACTGCCCGGAGCACATGAAGGCGCTGCAGGAGCACGGCATCGATCCGATCGACCTGGTCGTCGTGAATCTCTATCCGTTCGAGCAGACCATCGCCCGCCCGGACTGCACGTTCGCCCAGGCAATTGAGAACATCGACATCGGCGGTCCCACCATGATCCGCGCGGCGGCGAAGAACCACGCTTCCGTCGCCGTCGTAGTCGATCCCACTGACTACAGCCGCATCATCGAGGAAATCAGGAACAAGGGCGAAGTCACCGCTGAAACCCGCCTCGCCCTGGCAAAGAAAGTGTTCGCTCACACTGCCCGCTATGACGGCGCGATCACCAACTACCTCACCTCGCTCGGCGAGGACAACAAGCCCGCCACCCGCTTCCCGCAGGTCCTCAACCGTCAGTGGGTGAAAGTTCAGGACATGCGCTACGGCGAGAATCCCCACCAGCAGGCCGCCTTCTACCGCGAGCAGCAGGTGGCCCCCGGGCTGCTGGCCGGCTACACCCAGCTGCACGGCAAGGAGCTGTCCTACAACAACATCGCCGACACCGATACGGCCTGGGACATGGCCCGCTCGTTCGACATGCCCGCCTGCGTGATCATCAAACACGCCAACCCCTGCGGCGCGGCCATCGGCCTGAACGCGGCCGAAGCCTATAAGAAAGCCTTCCGCACCGATTCGAAGTCGGCCTTCGGCGGCATTATCGCCTTCAACCGCGAAGTGGACCTGGAAACCGCGACGCTCGTGAGCAAGCAGTTCGCGGAAGTCGTCATTGCACCGTCCTTCTCCGAGGAGGCAAAAGGCCTGCTCGAGCAGAAAAAGAACCTCAGGCTGCTGCTGGTGGCCGGAGGTCACGCCCAGAATGACTTCGACATGAAGCGGGTAGGGGGCGGTCTTCTGGTGCAGACTCCCGACACTCAGATCTGCCCGGAATCCGCGCTGAAGGTTGTTACGAAGAAGAAGCCGACCTCGGAGCAGATCGCCGACATGATGTTCGCCTGGCGCGTCTGCCGCTGGGTCAAGTCCAACGCCATCGTCTACGCTCACGCGGGCATGACGCTCGGGGTGGGCGCCGGCCAGATGAGCCGGGTCGACTCCGCCCGCATCGCCGAGCAGAAGGCCGAAGAGTCCGGCCTGTCGCTCGCGGGCAGCGCCGCCGCCTCGGACGCTTTCTTCCCCTTCAGGGACGGCCTGGACGTAATCTGCGACGCCGGGGCGACCTGCGTCATCCAGCCGGGCGGCTCCATCCGCGACAGCGAGGTGATCGCGGCTGCCGACGAGCGCGGCATCGCTATGGTCTTTACCGGAGAGCGGCACTTCCGCCACTGA
- a CDS encoding helix-turn-helix domain-containing protein, whose amino-acid sequence MLDEYFDSFEGVHPTRVHEMVLSAVELPLLEYIMRRCHGNQCAAAEILGINRNTLRKRLKHYGLLQQGLFKGNPT is encoded by the coding sequence ATGCTGGACGAGTATTTTGACAGCTTCGAGGGCGTGCATCCCACGCGGGTGCACGAAATGGTACTGTCGGCGGTGGAGCTGCCCCTTCTCGAATACATTATGCGGCGCTGCCACGGCAACCAGTGCGCCGCAGCAGAAATTCTGGGTATTAATCGAAATACCCTGCGCAAGCGCCTGAAGCATTACGGGCTGCTCCAGCAGGGCCTTTTTAAAGGAAATCCGACATGA
- the pal gene encoding peptidoglycan-associated lipoprotein Pal — protein sequence MNFSLRFAVTAIVSAAVLAGCSSVPVDNGNKAGASRTTAAATAPASGNSTARSTSDVKTVEVDPLNDPNSPLAQKSVYFGFDSYTVDPQYDKMLSAHANYLSSHASRRIVVEGNTDERGSSEYNLALGQRRSEAVVAKLRLLGVPADRMEAVSFGKEKPAVQGSNEQAWAKNRRADIRYR from the coding sequence ATGAATTTTTCCCTGCGTTTTGCAGTTACAGCCATAGTCTCTGCAGCAGTCCTTGCAGGCTGCTCCTCTGTCCCCGTCGATAACGGCAACAAGGCCGGCGCCAGCCGGACCACAGCCGCGGCAACGGCCCCCGCCTCCGGCAACAGCACCGCCCGCAGCACCTCCGACGTGAAGACCGTGGAGGTGGATCCCCTGAACGATCCCAACAGCCCGCTCGCCCAGAAGTCCGTCTACTTCGGCTTTGATTCCTACACGGTCGACCCGCAGTACGACAAGATGCTTTCGGCTCATGCCAACTACCTGTCTAGCCACGCCTCCCGCAGGATCGTGGTTGAAGGCAACACCGACGAGCGCGGCAGCAGCGAGTACAACCTCGCCCTCGGCCAGCGCCGCTCCGAAGCCGTCGTGGCGAAGCTGCGGCTGCTCGGCGTGCCCGCCGACCGGATGGAGGCCGTGAGCTTCGGGAAGGAGAAACCCGCCGTCCAGGGCTCTAACGAACAGGCGTGGGCCAAGAACCGCCGCGCTGACATCCGCTATCGCTGA